Sequence from the Chitinivibrio alkaliphilus ACht1 genome:
AGATACTGATGAGGCTGAGACCATACGAGCATCAAGCTCACGAGATTCATCCTCCCACGACATGGTCACCCGAACAGGCCCATCTCCATGGGGGACTAAGTGAAGAAACTGAGCTCCCTCACGAGATACCTCTATGTGATGTACTTCTATCTCGTCATCACCAAAGGTCTGAGAATACCGCCCCACAACACCTGCTGGACTGAGCCCACTCGTATCAACCTCCGCCTGGTGAAGAAGAAGAGCCCGCTCTTTGGCAAGTGAACCCCCACCACTCGTACGAAGCTCTGGCGGCGGAGTCGAACCGCGTACCAAGGAAGACACATGTATTTCAGTACCCATCAACACAGATACCGAGAGAAATAAAACACAGAAAACAGACTGTAGTACCGCTCTTTTTTTCATAAAAACCATCCTTATTCCAGTAATTATAGAAGTTGCAGAAAACACAGGTTTATACCGAGACCGAAGGACCTCGTGCTTCTATACTCAGGAATAGTACGGAATTAAAAAAATACCGGACACACCGAAATAGGTGCATATACCGAAAATTCATTAAACCCTCCCACAAGTTTAATTGAGAAATTGTCACCATTAATTTACACAGAATATTCTCCCTCTGCTGAAAAAATATCCGTTCTGAAAATTTTATTCACAGAAAATTCTACGAGCGGTTACAAAAAGACACCTCTTCCGTTACATTTTCTCAAGGAGCGCTTTTCTGCAGGAAAAAACGTATATTTGCTCAAAGAGACCGTACTGATCTGGAAGGAACCTATGCATATATCTGAAATTTTGAAACAAAAAAACCACCCTCAGCTTTGAGTTTTTCCGCCGAAAACAGATCGGGGATTTACCAAGTTGTTCAACACCATCACCCAGTTACAGGACTTTAACCCAGATCACGTCAGTGTCACCTATGGCGCCGGTGGAACAACACGGAGCAAAACCCACGACCTTGTCTGCGAGATACAGAAAAAAACCAATCTTTCTGTTGTGTCTCACCTTACCTGCGTCGGACATAGTCGACAGGAGATTCGCGAACTCCTTCAAGACTACTCACAGAGCGGAATAGAAAACATTCTCGCCCTCCGCGGCGATCCACCGCACGGTGGTGCAAACTTTATCCCCGCTCAGGATGGTTTTGCCTATGCTGAAGAGTTGGTGGCATTTATCCGCCAAGAGTTTCCCCACATGGGCATTGGGGTCGCAGGGTTTCCCGAGGGGCATCCTGCATGTCCCAATCGGCTTAAGGAGATTGAGTATCTGAAACGAAAAGTTGATGCCGGGGCAGACTACATTTGTACGCAACTCTTTTTTGACAATCGCGACTTCTACGACTTCCGTGAACGCTGTGAACTTGCGGGCATTACCGTGCCAATCCTCGCAGGGCTTATGCCCATTACCTCCCTGGCAAATATGCGCAAAATTTCGGAACTTGCCTTGGGATCACGTATTCCGGCAAAACTGCTTAAATCAATTCATCGTTCAGAGGAATATGTTGAAAATATTGGTATTCACTGGGCAGCAGAGCAGGTAAATGACCTCCTTGAGGAAGGAGTAAAGGGCATTCATTTTTACACCTTGAATAAGGCAGAACAGATTCAACGGATCTGCTCTTCCATCGGCATTGTAGACTCCGACCAGCTCAATACGTGATACACGATCTCTACAAAGCCCTTCTTGAAACCTACGGCCAGCAGGGGTGGTGGCCCTTGGTGTCCCGCTGTCCGGAGAACGCCTATCATCCGGGAGATTATACCCCGCCACAGAGGGAGGAAGAACGCTTTGAAACCCTCTGTGGCGCCATACTTACTCAAAACACCACATGGGATAATGCACAAAAAGCGGTGCACGCCCTGCGCCGCAGTGGCATTCGCTCTGCAGCAACATTTCTCAAAACTCCACCTCGTGACATACAGCAATGTATTCGCCCTGCAGGGTATTACAACCAAAAATATGAATACCTCTACACCCTCCTGTGCTTCTTTCAAAGTATTGGCATGGCCTGCCCCACCCGCACAGACCTCCTCTCCCTTCGCGGTGTCGGTCCGGAAACAGCTGATACAATACTTCTCTATGCCTACGGCGAACCCTTCTTTATCGTCGATGCATACACCCGCAGAATACTCTCTGCATATGGAGCCATACCTTCCCATGCCTCATACCAAGCCGTCCAAGGCATCATTATGGCTGAGATCCCCCGAGATGTACGAGTGTACAATGAGTATCACGCCCTCTTGGTTGCCCATGGCAAGCGGTATTATCGGGGGAAACACAGAACGGCTGATCCCCTGAGGCAAATAATTCCATATCATACTTCTGACACATCAGATGATGGAGCTCTGTAAAAAAAGAGAGGCTGTACTTCCCCAGCGCATCCCGCTCTTCATGAAGAATACGAACTGCACGATCAGGGGCAATATACTTCCGTCGCCGGGGATGAGCCCGACGCTGGAGCCGAAGGAGGGCCTGCTCGACTCCTGAAACAGTGCCACTCCGCTCTAGAACGTCGTGCCGATGAAGTATGGAGAGAAATGATTCAGCCTGCTCGGGAAGAACTTCCCCATACCGCTCATAACTTTGCCACAGCTGGCGAACCACCCGATCCGGTGTTCCCGGAAAAAGTGCATTCCAGTGATTCCATAGAAAATAATCGAGCAAGACATCCACAATAACTCGTCCATACTGCCGATGAAAGGGGTCTAAGAGTGCAACCATCTTTCGCACATCCCTGTGAGTATCGGTAAAACGATCTATGCTGCGGTGGCACTCCATGCCGCGAAGAAACATATCCGCCACCTCTGTCCCCGGTCTACTCCGCACGGCATCGCAGAGCATATTTCCCAAGGCAAAGGAGAGACACCCCGGAGAAATAACTAAATGCCCGAATATATTCACGCCCGATTCCTCTCATAAAAAATTAGTACCCCTCCCATGGGAAATATATTTTACCCAAAAGAAAAGGATACGCAGTATGAATAACGATCAACTTCAAGACCAGGTGGACAGCATTCGCCAAACCTTCGGGTACATACGCGAGTTTCGTGGAGCAACCTTTGTTATTAAGATTGACAGCTCCCTCATTCAAAACGAAGACTCCTTTCCCGTTCTCCTTCGAGATATTGTTCTGCTTCATACAGCAGGCATACAGATTATTCTTGTTCCGGGAGCAAAACAGCGTATCGACCAAATACTTTCCCATTTTAACATCTCCTGTGCCACCGTAGGAGGGCGACGAATCTCCACCCCAGAGGCAATTCCCTTTGTAAAAATGGCCGCCTTTGATGTGTCAAACCGGCTTATGACGCTTCTTGCAGAAAACAAGGAAAATGCCGTGATTGGCAACTGGGTGCGCGCACGAAGCCTCGGCGTCTCTCAGGGCATTGACTACCAATGCACCGGCACTATTGACAAAATAGACGGGCCTGCATTGCAGAATGTCCTCGAGGATGAAGTAATCCCCATCATTCCCAACATCGGTTGGAGTCTTTCAGGCCATCCCTACAATATCTCATCGAACGAACTAGCCTATGAAATCAGCTGTGCCGTAAAAAGCGAAAAGCTCTTTTTTCTTACGGATGCCCCCCCCATCAGCAGCAGCACCTACAAGCTTCTTCCCGATATGGAAACAGACGAAGCAGGACGAATTTCCAGCCTATCCACAGACCAAATAGAACCCTTTATCTCTCTCAACACACACAAAGGTGTGTATGATACCAACATGGAACTGCTCACCTACGCCTCGCGCGCCAGCAAAAAGGGCGTAAAACGGGTACATCTGATTCATGGCTGCGATGACGGTGTTCTCTTACAGGAAATCTTTTCAAACCGTGGGGCTGGCACAATGATCCACCGTGATCTCCATGAGAATATCCGTCCTGCCCAGCATACGGATATTGCCGATATCCTGCGAATTACCGCCCCCCTCATAAAAGAGGGGATTCTTCTGCATCGCAGTTATGAAGATATTCAGAATGCCCTATCTGAGTATTACGTCTATGAGATCGATAAAACCCTCCACGGATGCGGCGCGTTGCGAAAATACTCTGACGGAAGCTACGAAATATACAGTGTTGCCGTAGATAAGAGTTACGCCTCTTTGGGCACGGGAAAGCAGTTACTATCCTACCTTACTGCGCGAGCAGAAGCACAGAGAGCACCACGGGTATTTCTCCTCACAACACAAACGATTGACTGGTTTCTCAACCTCGGATTTACCGAGGCACATCTTGCCGACCTGCCTGCGGAGAAAGCAGCGTCCTACAACCATGGAAGAAGTTCCCGTATTCTCATAAAAGAACTCTCTGCACCAAGGCAACGGCGCTGATGAACATAGCCCTCATAGAACCATTTTTTACCGGATCACATAAAACCTGGGCACAACAGTCGCAGAAACTGAGCAAAAACCCCATTGATATATTTCACCTACCGGGGATATTCTGGAAAAGTCGCATGAACACAGGGGCGGCCATCCTGGCAAAACAGTTCATGGATTCTCCCAAACAGTTTGATCGTATTATTGCAACAAGTATGCTCGACCTGCCCCTATTTCTCGCCTTAACCCGTAAGAAGTCTGCCCATATCCCCTGTTACTACTATTTTCATGAGAATCAGCTTGCCTATCCGTGGTCACCCAAGGACCGAGAAAAGCAACGCGGAACAGACATGCACTATATTCTCAAAAACTATACCTCCGCCTTGGCTGCGGACAAGGTGTTCTTTAATTCTGTCTACAATAGAGATTCCCTGCTACAAGGACTCACGTCATTCTTCCGGCGTTTTCCAGACACTTATACCTATGACCCGAATGAACTCTATGAAAAAAGTATGGTGCTCCCCATTGGAATACACCTCTCCCGCTTTGATCAACATAAAGAGACAAAACCCGAAAAAGCAACTCTTTTGTGGAATCATCGCTGGGAACCCGATAAAAATCCTCACGCCTTTGTTCGCTTGGTTGAGCGTCTCTACCACCACGGCCTTGATTTCAATGTCATCGTGGCCGGAGAACAGGCTGGTCATGGGCTTTCCGGGGCTTTTTCATCTCTCCCTGAGCTGCTTGGCCCGCGACTCATACATTTCGGCTATGCAAAAAGCTTTGCCCGGTATGCCCAACTTCTTCACCAGGCGACCCATCTTCCCGTGACCAGCACACAAGATTTTTTCGGTATTAGTATCATGGAAGCGGTATATTGTCGGGCGATTCCTTTTTTGCCAGATCGCCTTACCTATCCATCTCTTTTTAACAAAGAGCAGAATGAAGAATATTTTTATAAAAATGAAGATGATCTGTTTGAGAAAATATCCCATAGTATATTAAAGAGAAACGCGCTGCCCCATCTACGAAGATTCGCAGCCCCCTATGACTGGAAACATATTATCTCGCAATACGACCAACTTCTCAAATAAAGGACGGCTTATATGAGTATTATCGGTGCAGGTGTACAAACCTATGAATATACACGAAAGAATGTTCGTTTTCACGTGGACAGTCTCGGAGGAAAAATTCTCCAGGTGGAAGTTGATAACATCCCCTTACTCCATTATGATCCACAGGATATCAAGCATAGCGGTATCCCTCTCTGCCTTCCTTTTTTCGGCCCCTTATCCACGGGCAAACTCCCCCTCGATGGAAAGGAATACCCCCTGGGCCAGCATGGGTTCTTTCGTGATTGTGAATTTACCATAACAGAGGAAAAACAGTGTCTGCTCTGTACCCTAAACGCCTCCGAAGAGACACTTCGCATGTATCCGTATGACTTTACCTTTATTGCTCATTATGAACCAATACCTCACGGGATTAAAATGACCTTCTACCTAACAAACAGAGATACAAAGGTAATGGAAATTGCCCCGGGAGTGCATCCGTACCTGCGCGTGGAAGACCCCGAAGCAGTGTACATTACCACCGATGCCGACCACGGTAATAATAGTAAAAAGGCATTTAATACAGTTTCCCTTGCAGACTGTGACGATATCGACGTGGTGGAACACCGGCCGACCCATCGTACTATTCGAATTGCGAAGACTCCTGACCTTCACCTTATCGGGCATGGCCTTGAACATACCACTATTACCCCCGGAACAGATGCCTACACACTCCAGCTTTCCGCAGATATGAAAAAATTTAATCGTATGACCATCTGGCGTGATACGATTGATGCTCCCTACATCTGCGTTGAGCCAGCCTTTGAAGAAGATGCACTGCTTACCCATGAGGCGATTAAGCTCCACCCCAAAGAAACCTTTACCACCACGGTTATTCTCAAGAAGAACCAGTCCTAAGAAGTCACATGGCTCGTTGCTCCCCCTTGGGGAATTTCGCAGGCATACTATGACACGAAACTCAGCACGGGGGGCATACTATAGAGCTCCCCGACACTGACACGCCCAAACCACTCCCATACCAATGAATAGACACATGGAAGTGAACACCAGGGGAAGATTGGAAACCTCCCTTGGAGCAGTTGCCGGGGAATAGACGGGCTCTCCCCGTGGTACAGAGAGCTGATACGGAGGATATGCCAAGACCGCCTCAGGGTTAACATACCGTTTTCGAAACACCGTTTCCTGCTCCATAGGCCGGTGGGTTGTACGGGATGGGAGTGGCTCGGCTGCGCCATATCCCGACTCTTCTATTGCCGCATAGAGTTGCGCATCCCCCAAGACATCACTCCTGTTTTCCACAGGAACATCGGGGGTAATCCCTGTCCCGAGAAAAAGTTTCTCTTCAGCAGTTATATACGACTCAATACTTAATTGGACCATCCCATAGATCTCCCCCTCCTCGCCCATAATTTCCCAATACGTCTGTCCAAGAGCTTTCCCATAGGTCTGCTCTCCCACAACCAAACACCCTCGGGAATGACGAAGAGCAGCGGTAAAAAGCTCAGCAGCAGAGGCGGTGTGTTCATTAACCAAAAGGATAAACGTGCGTTCTGAGGCGACAGATCGTTTCTCTTCTGGATCAGGAAAAAGTGGTTCCAGATCAACCCTTGTCGGAGACTGGCGAAACTCTTTCAACACCAGGGTGTCCTGTGGTGCCAAAAAAAACGCGGCCATGCGACGAAGCTCTGCTACATATCCGCCGGGATTATCGCGAAGATCCAGAAGCGTAACCGATGCATCATCGGTGGCTTCCAAGGCGTTCCACAGCGCATCGGAGGAACGATCATTCATTCCGTCATTGCCGTGTAAGAAGGAGGAGATATAGATATATGCAAGGGAGGAATCAAGAAATGTACCATATACAGGAGGAAGAGAGGAGGTTGTGGTAGCTATTTCATAGGTCCTGCGTTCATCCCGCAGTATCTCAAAGAGATATGTTCCGCTGCTCTGTGTAAGAAGAGTGTATAGATCATACCTTCCCCGAAGTGGAATACTGTCTATCGCAAGAATTCGGTCATAGGGCTGAAGCCCCACAGCTGCTGCAGGACCGTCTGGAAACACCTCTTTCACATAGAGCGTATCTTCAAAAACACCCAGGCGCATGGAAAAGTGAGGCTCTGGTGAAGGGGGGTAAAACGATTCAAATAGGATTCCCGCTCGTAGGGCTCTATGAAAAAACTGTATGTACTTCCATGTAAGGTGTCATGAAGCGCATAGCAGAGGGCTCCGGGAGAGCTATACATATCGGGTGGGTCCAGGCGATTGGCAAAGAGAGCCCTATCTCGTACAAGGCTATACACAGCTGACAGAGTTTCAGCACTACGACTTGGCGCAGTGGGCTCGGAAAGGCTGCAGCTGCTGAGCACAAGAGCAAGCACAACAACTACGGCCATGAGGACTCTCCTACGACTCTTCTTCGGCCACCATTTTTCTCTGCAAGCGTGAAAGATTGACCCGCGCATCTCGGTAGCCCGGCTCAGTTGATATGGCTTGACGATAATACGAACGAGCACGTTCATACTCACCCATCTGCTCAAGGATAACCCCTGCATTATTCCATGCCGATACGTGGGATTCATCTACAGCCAAGGTCCTTTCATAGGCATCCAGAGCCTCCTGGTAGTCTCCATTGCGATGCAACGAAACGGCCCGCATATATAAAAACTGAAGGTTCTCAGGGGCAGTCTCCAAGGCGTTTTGGTAATACTTTGCAAGACGCCCAAACTCCTCTGCTTCAAGGGCCTGTTCAATACGGGTTGTGAGTATGGTCATGTTTAAGGGGTTGGCCCTGTAAGCCGCCTCCAGCATACTCATATCCCCTGTTTGAGTATATGTTATGTACAGGATGTTTGCGATTATTTCTTGTAAATTTATCTGACGATATCTCTCGATACGGGTAGTGGCAGCCACATCCATCTCGCCAAGAAGGCTCTGGGGCGGGGCAAGATGTGCCTGTATTGAGTCAAGGTAGAAGGGGTGTTGCTGATTACGCCCGGTATAGTAGGCCAATTCAGGGCGACGATCGCGTAGTACGGGAACATCCCCTGCAATCGCAGCAAGTTCCTCCGGCCCTGCCAAAAACCCTGCAAAAAAGGGCTCTTTCTGGTTAAGATAGACCGCGGGACCACCGTAGTGAGAGTAGGCAAGATCACGAAATACCATGGGTATGCGCTCTACGGTTTCTTTAAAAGATGACTCCACATTCGTAAAAGCTCCGCCTTTTCGTCCAACTAAGAGAAATTCCGCATCATTATACCACAAAACCGCATGGGGAAACACCTCAATAAAACTCTGTATAACCCGTTGATAGTACTCGTAATTAAAGGAGGCTAAGGGAATAAACTGTGAAACCACTCCTCCCTCGTTGAGACTTGTATAGAGATCTTCATAAAATTCCCGAGTATACAAATGAGCAACCCCTGGACGAAACACCTGTCCGGCCTCAAGAGAGATGAGGTCGAAGGTGCGCCGCCGATGCCGGAAAAAGCTCCGTCCATCCTCACTGAAAAAACGGACCCGATCATCGGCGGCCCATGATCTGGGAAAATGGGTTGTGATAATATGCTCTATGTCCTGTTCAATATCAATACAATACAGAGAGTCAACGGGGTAATAGAGAAACCGTTGAGCTGTTTGCCCAACTCCTGTTCCAACCAGAGCAATTTTTCGTGCATCCTGTGCAAGAATCATGGGTACATGGGCCGCCATGATTTGTCGATTTTTCTGTTTCTCACCTTGCCATAGATTATTACTGTACAGTTCGCGGTTTCCCCCGCGGTAATCAATCACTGACATAAGGGAGTGGGGGCTTTCGTACAGAGCGGTCAAACGCCCCCCATGAGTATCAACATACCCATGGGGCAGGGCTGTCTCCCACTGCTGATGTATATATATAAGAAAGGAAAGCACGAGAATAAAGACTCCCCCCGTAAAGATTCTCCGGGAAGGATGTATTCCAACCACGCACAGCAGGGCTGCGCCCATAGAAAGAACTAAGGCACCCTGTGTAAGACCGCGCACCCCCCAGAGAGCAAGGAAAACACCTCCAGCCCCCAATACTCCCACCACCGTGCCCAGAGAATCAGCAGCAAGAATTCGTCCCGTAGCGACCCCTGCCTGCCCCCCGTTTCTTTGTGTGTAGAGAGCTACTGCCACGGGGAAGGACAACCCCATGACACAGGTGGGCATAAAAAAAAGCAGAAAGGAGAGCCATATGAGTGAAAAGAGAGATTGCTCTGTTGTAAAGGGGAGAATCATCTCCGGCGGAAGAAAAAGAAAGCTCCCATGGTATAGGGCAAGAAGCATAAGGAGAATACTGAGACCGCGAAACCCCATCTTCTTTTGGAAAAGGAGGGACGCCATATTTCCCGCACTAAAGCCAAGAATAGCAACTGCCATAACCGTGGCGTACGTATAGACACTATTCTGTATGAGAATATCCATGAAACGAACCCAGAGAACCTCTGAGGTAATTCCCACAATCCCCAAAATAAAAAATACGGCGAGTAAGAGGAGGGGGGGCCCAGACACAGCATGATTTTCATTACCAAAATAACCTCGAGGCGCCACAGGAGCAGATGGGGTATCGCGACGAAGAAGCATGAATACAAAGGCAAGATGCACCACCCCGCACAGCAGAAAAAGATACCCAACACCCAGGGTTGGCAAAAATACTCCCGCCGTAAGAAAGACCCCGCAAAAGCCACCAAGGGCATGAAGCCCAGAAATAAGAGCGACGGCATGGCGCGTTGAATGTTTTCTGCTCCCATATGCAACAGAAAGGGGTACCACTCCGCCCATACAGAAAGCTGGAATAAGAATACAGCCCGCCATAAGAAGAGATTGAGCCCCCCGTAAAACCACGGGCATTTCTGATACCGCCGTATATACGAAGGTAAAAAGGTACTCCATCATACCGTAGATCAGGGGTGAGGCTAAGGCCCACCCCGCAATTACCAGTTCAATGCGACCATACACACCAAGGGGATTTTTTGTCCTACTGCCCTGGTTCCCAAAATGATGACTCCCAAGGGAAAATCCAACAAAGGACAGGGCCGTTATTACGCCAAAGGAAAAGAGCGTTGACCCAAATAAGAGAGATGACATATGGATCCATGTAAGTTGATACGATATATGAAGTACACCGGAAAGGAACACAAAGAGCAGCAACGGTAAAAACATACGATAGAATCCCCTTTAAAAGGAGAGCCTCAAAGAGGCTCTCCCAATTGGTTAATTACGAAGAAAACGCGAGGTTAATGCCACGGAGTTCTCTCTTTGATCGATAAGCTGTACAAAGTAGACACCTTGAGAAAGGCTCATCGAGGTAAGATAGATACGATGTTCTCCACCAAGGGAACGAACGTCACGGGTCTCAACGATACGCCCGGAAGCACTATAGATATTGGCAGTAAAATCGCCTTCGGGAAGATTGAACGCGAGAGCTCCTTGCTCAACACCGCGAAATTTCGTAGAACTCACAGATCCTGCGCGATCACTATCTGCAATGATCGACGTCTTAGGACCATCTGGATCAGGGTGCTCTTGTCCAGGAAGAAGTTTTGCATCTCCTAAATAGGGGTTCACACTCACTGACCAAGCTGTTCCGGCAGTATTCAATTTACGTGGAGCAATCCGTGGATTCGCCGGCCATGTAGCACCAGCAAGTGATTGCTCACCGTCATAATACTCTACGGCAAGGTTCTCGACACCCTCCTCTAGTTTTACAATTACAGAGATCTCATCCTTGTACTTGTCATCAATATCTTCAAAGGTAACCGCCAAACGGTACGCCTCTGCATCTCGGGATAGATCTACAGAAGAAATTGCATTGGCTACCATACGATACTTTACAACTTCCGTGGGGGTTTCCACGGCAAGACGATTTTCTTCCACAAGGTCAGTTAACCACGCTAAATGATCACGATACAGCTCTTGAGGAAGACCACCCCACCAGCCACCGACAGCAGGATTATTAATTTCATTCCAATCATCTACTTTGTTTACGGAGTGCAGCTCACGAATCATATACCCATTATTTTCAAGGATATTGTCTACCATTCCGTCAAGGGTAAGAAGCTGGTGCGGGTTGTTTCCATCATTATTAATAACGTCTGAAGTATCTCCGTTATTGATATAAAAGGCATCGTAGTCGATTGCATAGGGATGGAAGAAATCTCCATACATAGCTTCACCAGACTTAGCACCACCCCGTGCACCAACATACCCTGCTTCTTCCAACCATCCATGACTTGTCTCTGAATAGGAATCAAAGGGGTATACATAGTATTCAACAGATTTATTCGGGGCAAAATATGGGCCAAAACCGCCATCATGTTCCAAGATATAGTCATATACCAT
This genomic interval carries:
- a CDS encoding endonuclease III domain-containing protein, yielding MIHDLYKALLETYGQQGWWPLVSRCPENAYHPGDYTPPQREEERFETLCGAILTQNTTWDNAQKAVHALRRSGIRSAATFLKTPPRDIQQCIRPAGYYNQKYEYLYTLLCFFQSIGMACPTRTDLLSLRGVGPETADTILLYAYGEPFFIVDAYTRRILSAYGAIPSHASYQAVQGIIMAEIPRDVRVYNEYHALLVAHGKRYYRGKHRTADPLRQIIPYHTSDTSDDGAL
- the argA gene encoding amino-acid N-acetyltransferase; the protein is MNNDQLQDQVDSIRQTFGYIREFRGATFVIKIDSSLIQNEDSFPVLLRDIVLLHTAGIQIILVPGAKQRIDQILSHFNISCATVGGRRISTPEAIPFVKMAAFDVSNRLMTLLAENKENAVIGNWVRARSLGVSQGIDYQCTGTIDKIDGPALQNVLEDEVIPIIPNIGWSLSGHPYNISSNELAYEISCAVKSEKLFFLTDAPPISSSTYKLLPDMETDEAGRISSLSTDQIEPFISLNTHKGVYDTNMELLTYASRASKKGVKRVHLIHGCDDGVLLQEIFSNRGAGTMIHRDLHENIRPAQHTDIADILRITAPLIKEGILLHRSYEDIQNALSEYYVYEIDKTLHGCGALRKYSDGSYEIYSVAVDKSYASLGTGKQLLSYLTARAEAQRAPRVFLLTTQTIDWFLNLGFTEAHLADLPAEKAASYNHGRSSRILIKELSAPRQRR
- a CDS encoding tRNA-queuosine alpha-mannosyltransferase domain-containing protein, which codes for MNIALIEPFFTGSHKTWAQQSQKLSKNPIDIFHLPGIFWKSRMNTGAAILAKQFMDSPKQFDRIIATSMLDLPLFLALTRKKSAHIPCYYYFHENQLAYPWSPKDREKQRGTDMHYILKNYTSALAADKVFFNSVYNRDSLLQGLTSFFRRFPDTYTYDPNELYEKSMVLPIGIHLSRFDQHKETKPEKATLLWNHRWEPDKNPHAFVRLVERLYHHGLDFNVIVAGEQAGHGLSGAFSSLPELLGPRLIHFGYAKSFARYAQLLHQATHLPVTSTQDFFGISIMEAVYCRAIPFLPDRLTYPSLFNKEQNEEYFYKNEDDLFEKISHSILKRNALPHLRRFAAPYDWKHIISQYDQLLK
- a CDS encoding aldose 1-epimerase codes for the protein MSIIGAGVQTYEYTRKNVRFHVDSLGGKILQVEVDNIPLLHYDPQDIKHSGIPLCLPFFGPLSTGKLPLDGKEYPLGQHGFFRDCEFTITEEKQCLLCTLNASEETLRMYPYDFTFIAHYEPIPHGIKMTFYLTNRDTKVMEIAPGVHPYLRVEDPEAVYITTDADHGNNSKKAFNTVSLADCDDIDVVEHRPTHRTIRIAKTPDLHLIGHGLEHTTITPGTDAYTLQLSADMKKFNRMTIWRDTIDAPYICVEPAFEEDALLTHEAIKLHPKETFTTTVILKKNQS
- a CDS encoding S41 family peptidase, coding for MRLGVFEDTLYVKEVFPDGPAAAVGLQPYDRILAIDSIPLRGRYDLYTLLTQSSGTYLFEILRDERRTYEIATTTSSLPPVYGTFLDSSLAYIYISSFLHGNDGMNDRSSDALWNALEATDDASVTLLDLRDNPGGYVAELRRMAAFFLAPQDTLVLKEFRQSPTRVDLEPLFPDPEEKRSVASERTFILLVNEHTASAAELFTAALRHSRGCLVVGEQTYGKALGQTYWEIMGEEGEIYGMVQLSIESYITAEEKLFLGTGITPDVPVENRSDVLGDAQLYAAIEESGYGAAEPLPSRTTHRPMEQETVFRKRYVNPEAVLAYPPYQLSVPRGEPVYSPATAPREVSNLPLVFTSMCLFIGMGVVWACQCRGAL
- a CDS encoding fused MFS/spermidine synthase; protein product: MSSLLFGSTLFSFGVITALSFVGFSLGSHHFGNQGSRTKNPLGVYGRIELVIAGWALASPLIYGMMEYLFTFVYTAVSEMPVVLRGAQSLLMAGCILIPAFCMGGVVPLSVAYGSRKHSTRHAVALISGLHALGGFCGVFLTAGVFLPTLGVGYLFLLCGVVHLAFVFMLLRRDTPSAPVAPRGYFGNENHAVSGPPLLLLAVFFILGIVGITSEVLWVRFMDILIQNSVYTYATVMAVAILGFSAGNMASLLFQKKMGFRGLSILLMLLALYHGSFLFLPPEMILPFTTEQSLFSLIWLSFLLFFMPTCVMGLSFPVAVALYTQRNGGQAGVATGRILAADSLGTVVGVLGAGGVFLALWGVRGLTQGALVLSMGAALLCVVGIHPSRRIFTGGVFILVLSFLIYIHQQWETALPHGYVDTHGGRLTALYESPHSLMSVIDYRGGNRELYSNNLWQGEKQKNRQIMAAHVPMILAQDARKIALVGTGVGQTAQRFLYYPVDSLYCIDIEQDIEHIITTHFPRSWAADDRVRFFSEDGRSFFRHRRRTFDLISLEAGQVFRPGVAHLYTREFYEDLYTSLNEGGVVSQFIPLASFNYEYYQRVIQSFIEVFPHAVLWYNDAEFLLVGRKGGAFTNVESSFKETVERIPMVFRDLAYSHYGGPAVYLNQKEPFFAGFLAGPEELAAIAGDVPVLRDRRPELAYYTGRNQQHPFYLDSIQAHLAPPQSLLGEMDVAATTRIERYRQINLQEIIANILYITYTQTGDMSMLEAAYRANPLNMTILTTRIEQALEAEEFGRLAKYYQNALETAPENLQFLYMRAVSLHRNGDYQEALDAYERTLAVDESHVSAWNNAGVILEQMGEYERARSYYRQAISTEPGYRDARVNLSRLQRKMVAEEES